One genomic region from Myxocyprinus asiaticus isolate MX2 ecotype Aquarium Trade chromosome 27, UBuf_Myxa_2, whole genome shotgun sequence encodes:
- the LOC127418006 gene encoding solute carrier family 25 member 48-like, which produces MTVFHLDDFLAGWIGGASSVVVGHPLDTVKTRLQAGKGYKNTLHCVVTIYKKETVTGFFKGLSFPLASITLYNSMVFGFFSNTQRLISRYRYGDGRHPSSMLDLTVASMLTGLVSVVLGAPVDLVKIRLQMQTLPVLAENFNLAGNGSVPLRSMGIQAQSMYRGPLHCIYTILQNEGIQGLYRGAGAMILRDVPGYTLYFIPYSLFCDWLNPDGNGSPHPCTICLAGGLAGSISWVTATPADVVKSRLQADSMQQRKYKGILHCIMQSYKTEGIHVFFRGATVNAIRGFPMSATMFLCYELSLQFFRSF; this is translated from the exons ATGACAGTTTTTCATTTGGATGACTTTTTAGCAGGATGGATTGGAG GAGCATCCAGTGTGGTTGTTGGACATCCTCTTGACACTGTTAAG ACTCGTTTACAGGCCGGCAAAGGATACAAGAACACTCTACACTGTGTTGTAACAATCTACAAGAAGGAAACT GTTACAGGCTTTTTCAAAGGACTTTCCTTTCCACTGGCAAGCATCACCCTCTATAATTCTATGGTCTTTGGCTTCTTCAGTAACACACAACGACTCATTAGCAGATATCGCTATGGTGATGGTAGACACCCATCAAGCATGCTTGACTTAACTGTAGCGAGCATGTTAACTGGCCTTGTTTCAGTGGTGCTGGGTGCCCCAGTTGACCTTGTCAAAATTAGGCTCCAGATGCAAACCCTACCTGTTCTTGCAG AGAATTTTAACCTTGCTGGAAATGGGAGTGTCCCTCTTCGTTCAATGGGAATTCAGGCCCAGTCTATGTATAGAGGGCCACTCCACTGCATTTATACCATACTGCAGAATGAGGGCATCCAAGGGCTCTACAGAGGAGCGGGAGCCATGATATTGCGGGATGTACCTGGTTATACTCTTTACTTCATCCCATACTCATTATTTTGTGACTGGCTGAATCCTGATGGCAATGGCTCCCCCCATCCCTGCACCATATGCCTTGCAGGAGGTTTAGCAG GATCCATCTCATGGGTCACAGCCACACCAGCTGATGTGGTAAAAAGTCGGTTGCAGGCAGATTCCATGCAGCAGAGGAAATACAAAGGCATTCTGCACTGCATCATGCAAAGTTACAAAACAGAAGGCATTCAT GTTTTCTTCCGCGGGGCAACAGTGAATGCTATCAGAGGATTTCCAATGAGTGCTACCATGTTTCTATGTTACGAACTTTCCCTCCAGTTTTTCCGAAGTTTTTAA